From one Catenuloplanes nepalensis genomic stretch:
- a CDS encoding 2Fe-2S iron-sulfur cluster-binding protein produces MDEVESVVGRPPAVIMLKQISALDEGCRTILARSPIAAFGYRDADGVSRTTFVGGTPGFARVHSPTRLSFAAPDVPAGPVSLFFLLPGVGEVLRLNGVMAGRAVRVTEAYVHCAQAVLRSRLWQPPVPAAPAAPISGEGPLHGPGVAGFLAAAPFLALSTWDGDGGSDTSPRGDREAVARILDGRTLAIPDRRGNKRADTLHNLLRDDRLAFAALVPGRSGVLHVTGRGTITDDPALLSTMALRGQAPHAALLIDVEHAEVRGNDAVARARIWSPGTHLGLDTAPNLIVLASRHLAANTAKGGFLLRAVSAIPGIGRLLRPVMNRAYRSGLLKEGYEDVTTGPVTATSALVTAAGAPVADPLRTVRIAEVRRETLSAVTLVLEDTDGGRFDFRPGQYFTLVADVGGHPIRRAYSASSAPGSSRLEVTIKHVDGGRFSGHVHRGLRAGDTIAVLGPSGTFHLPEPPGSPGDLVLIAAGSGVTPMMSMIRAYGGRVSLLYSNRTEDEIIFGDELNRRAESGQLSVTHVLTRRDGRLDAHGVHRWISGLTVSPDTHYFVCGPDALMDTVHSVLTGLGVPPQQVHQERYSSGTDAAATTTTPQEMTVDSIGTVVVEPGQTLLDAGLAAGLPMPYSCTIGNCGDCLVRLRAGEVTTSDPNNLTRPGYVLACLSCPLTPVTLDITPA; encoded by the coding sequence GTGGATGAGGTCGAGTCGGTCGTCGGCCGGCCCCCGGCGGTCATCATGCTCAAACAGATCAGCGCGCTCGACGAGGGCTGCCGGACGATCCTGGCCCGGAGCCCGATCGCGGCGTTCGGCTACCGCGACGCCGACGGCGTCAGCAGAACCACATTCGTCGGGGGTACGCCCGGATTCGCCCGCGTGCACTCCCCCACGCGGCTGTCGTTCGCCGCCCCGGACGTACCCGCCGGCCCGGTGTCGCTCTTCTTCCTGCTTCCGGGCGTCGGCGAGGTTCTGCGCCTCAACGGCGTGATGGCCGGCCGCGCCGTGCGCGTCACGGAGGCGTACGTCCACTGTGCGCAGGCCGTCCTCCGCTCCCGGCTGTGGCAGCCGCCGGTGCCGGCCGCACCGGCCGCGCCGATTTCGGGCGAGGGTCCGCTGCACGGGCCCGGCGTGGCCGGCTTCCTCGCCGCAGCACCGTTCCTGGCGCTGTCCACGTGGGACGGTGACGGCGGGAGCGACACGAGTCCGCGCGGGGACCGGGAAGCGGTGGCGCGGATCCTGGACGGGCGCACGCTGGCCATCCCGGACCGCCGGGGCAACAAGCGCGCGGACACGCTGCACAACCTGCTGCGCGACGACCGGCTCGCGTTCGCCGCGCTCGTGCCGGGCCGCAGCGGCGTGCTGCACGTGACCGGCCGCGGCACGATCACCGACGATCCGGCGCTGCTTTCGACCATGGCGCTGCGCGGCCAGGCCCCGCACGCGGCGCTGCTGATCGACGTCGAGCACGCGGAGGTACGCGGCAACGACGCGGTCGCCCGCGCCCGGATCTGGAGCCCGGGTACGCACCTCGGCCTGGACACCGCGCCGAACCTGATAGTGCTGGCCAGCCGGCACCTCGCGGCGAACACGGCGAAGGGCGGGTTCCTGCTGCGGGCCGTCAGCGCGATCCCGGGCATCGGCCGGCTGCTGCGGCCGGTGATGAACCGCGCCTACCGGTCCGGGCTGCTCAAGGAGGGCTACGAGGACGTCACGACCGGGCCGGTCACGGCCACCAGCGCGCTGGTCACGGCCGCCGGCGCGCCGGTCGCGGATCCGCTTCGGACGGTGCGGATCGCCGAGGTCCGCCGGGAGACGCTGAGCGCGGTCACGCTCGTGCTGGAGGACACCGACGGCGGCCGGTTCGACTTCCGCCCCGGCCAGTACTTCACGCTCGTCGCCGACGTCGGCGGGCACCCGATCCGGCGGGCCTACTCGGCGTCGTCGGCGCCCGGCTCGTCCCGGCTGGAGGTGACGATCAAGCACGTCGACGGCGGCCGGTTCTCCGGCCACGTCCACCGCGGGCTCCGGGCCGGGGACACGATCGCGGTGCTCGGCCCGTCCGGAACGTTTCATCTACCGGAGCCGCCGGGCTCGCCGGGTGACCTCGTGCTGATCGCGGCGGGCAGTGGCGTCACTCCGATGATGAGCATGATCCGCGCGTACGGTGGCCGGGTCTCGCTGCTCTACAGCAACCGCACCGAAGACGAGATCATCTTCGGTGACGAGCTGAACCGGCGCGCCGAATCGGGACAGCTGTCGGTCACGCACGTCCTGACCCGCCGCGACGGACGGCTCGACGCGCACGGCGTACACCGCTGGATCTCGGGTTTGACCGTTTCACCGGACACTCACTACTTCGTGTGCGGGCCGGACGCGCTGATGGACACCGTCCACAGTGTCCTCACCGGGCTCGGGGTGCCACCGCAGCAGGTACACCAGGAGCGCTACAGCAGCGGCACGGACGCCGCCGCCACGACGACCACGCCACAGGAGATGACCGTCGACTCCATCGGCACGGTCGTGGTCGAACCCGGCCAGACCCTGCTCGACGCGGGCCTCGCCGCCGGACTGCCGATGCCCTACTCCTGCACGATCGGCAACTGCGGCGACTGCCTGGTCCGCCTCCGCGCCGGCGAGGTCACCACCTCCGACCCCAACAACCTCACCCGCCCCGGGTACGTTCTGGCCTGCCTGAGCTGCCCACTCACCCCGGTGACGCTGGACATCACGCCGGCCTGA
- a CDS encoding cyclic-phosphate processing receiver domain-containing protein: MTAAGPRIILVDDLRSFVDGRAAEVARTSSSGVELLGRYRTERVDELWLDHDLGGDDTVWPVVEVLEHAAFEGRPFDIGVIVIHSANPVGAAKMAQVLRHWGYHVRAATGCAEVGSFPATDGIAPCAEIESRRA, encoded by the coding sequence ATGACGGCTGCCGGTCCGAGGATCATTCTGGTTGACGACCTTCGGTCGTTCGTTGACGGCCGTGCAGCGGAGGTGGCGCGCACCAGCTCGTCGGGGGTCGAGCTGCTCGGTCGTTACCGCACCGAGCGGGTGGACGAGCTGTGGCTCGATCATGATCTGGGTGGGGACGACACCGTCTGGCCGGTCGTGGAGGTCCTGGAGCACGCCGCCTTCGAGGGGCGGCCCTTCGACATCGGCGTCATCGTCATCCACTCGGCGAATCCGGTCGGCGCCGCGAAGATGGCGCAGGTTCTCCGCCACTGGGGTTACCACGTCCGGGCCGCCACGGGATGCGCGGAAGTCGGGTCCTTCCCCGCCACAGACGGGATCGCGCCCTGCGCGGAGATCGAATCGCGTCGAGCATAA
- a CDS encoding DUF6461 domain-containing protein, which produces MDLGWAWAAQSYYPGFCLTFVRHQDPATVAELLGGGPLELLTAEEADRVFPLSLPGSLLRCGTIPGWAFCYEDRAPIGFQPALFQRLSAGSDVVQVVKGGDGMNIARRVVDGQQTEEFEPRSASVNRGNEPTVLLATVKRVLRDHPETSGLVAALHAISEHVGGAVPRDVLDGPLLTTISTYTPADVTAPVSPVQHGRGRLLATFTATGEPVINRGRPSSGQSR; this is translated from the coding sequence ATGGACCTCGGATGGGCATGGGCGGCGCAAAGTTACTACCCCGGCTTCTGTCTCACCTTCGTACGGCACCAGGATCCCGCCACCGTCGCCGAGCTGCTCGGTGGCGGGCCCCTGGAACTGCTCACCGCCGAAGAAGCCGACCGAGTCTTCCCGCTCTCCCTGCCCGGCTCCCTCCTGCGCTGCGGCACCATCCCCGGTTGGGCATTCTGCTACGAAGACCGCGCACCGATCGGATTCCAGCCGGCGCTGTTTCAGCGGCTGTCGGCGGGCTCGGACGTGGTACAGGTCGTCAAGGGCGGGGACGGCATGAACATCGCCCGCCGCGTGGTCGACGGCCAGCAGACAGAAGAGTTCGAGCCACGCAGTGCGTCCGTAAACCGCGGCAACGAGCCCACCGTGCTACTAGCTACAGTCAAGCGGGTGCTGCGCGACCACCCCGAAACATCCGGGCTCGTCGCCGCTCTGCACGCGATCAGCGAACACGTGGGAGGTGCCGTCCCTCGTGACGTTCTAGACGGGCCACTACTGACGACAATCAGCACCTACACTCCGGCCGACGTCACGGCGCCGGTCTCCCCGGTTCAGCACGGCCGGGGTCGCCTCCTCGCTACCTTCACCGCTACGGGAGAGCCCGTCATCAACCGCGGGCGACCGTCCTCGGGCCAGTCACGCTGA
- a CDS encoding PHP domain-containing protein has translation MILPADGHVHTEFSWDAPEGSMERTCARAVQLGLPAVAFTEHVDYSRWTVDEVVLERSPLRRELTGPDGVLVPPELDQERYLASVQRCRELFPSLRVISGVELGEPHWNAVPVAKLLGTGHYERVLGSLHALPVGGQLVEANALYRQRPAAEVMRLYLSEIAELIARTDAFAVLAHLDYAIRGWPAEAGPFDLHAFEDEFRHALHTLAATDRTLEVNTRIPLASEIVRWWRDEGGKVVTFGSDAHVPDAVGTGLSAAVDMVEAHGFRPGRHPYDRWTLPG, from the coding sequence GTGATTTTGCCGGCGGACGGTCACGTACACACCGAATTCTCCTGGGATGCTCCTGAGGGCTCCATGGAACGGACCTGCGCCCGCGCGGTGCAGCTCGGTCTTCCGGCCGTCGCGTTCACCGAGCACGTCGACTACTCCCGGTGGACGGTCGACGAGGTGGTCCTGGAGCGCTCACCGCTGCGGCGTGAGCTGACCGGCCCCGACGGCGTGCTGGTCCCGCCCGAGTTGGACCAGGAGCGCTATCTCGCCTCGGTCCAGCGGTGCCGGGAGCTGTTCCCGTCGCTGCGCGTCATCAGCGGTGTCGAGCTGGGCGAACCGCACTGGAACGCCGTGCCGGTCGCGAAGCTGCTCGGGACCGGCCACTACGAACGGGTGCTCGGCTCACTGCACGCGCTGCCCGTCGGCGGCCAGCTCGTCGAGGCGAACGCGCTCTACCGGCAGCGTCCGGCCGCGGAGGTGATGCGGCTCTACCTGTCGGAGATCGCCGAGCTGATCGCACGTACGGATGCTTTCGCGGTCCTCGCCCACCTCGATTACGCGATCCGTGGCTGGCCCGCCGAGGCCGGGCCCTTCGACCTGCACGCCTTCGAGGACGAGTTCCGGCATGCGTTGCACACCCTCGCCGCCACGGACCGGACGCTGGAGGTCAACACCCGCATCCCGCTGGCCTCGGAGATCGTCCGCTGGTGGCGCGACGAGGGCGGCAAGGTGGTCACCTTCGGCAGCGACGCCCACGTCCCGGACGCCGTCGGCACCGGCCTGTCCGCAGCTGTCGACATGGTCGAGGCGCACGGTTTCCGGCCGGGCCGTCATCCGTACGACCGGTGGACCCTCCCGGGGTGA
- a CDS encoding glycoside hydrolase family 16 protein — translation MASIRNPRRKDEAPDMKIRNAGFADRALSRGRRLMVLLTAAVTALAGSVVIQQQPAHAAWNLVWADEFNGSGAPSSANWNYNVGNGLNPGLNAFDGWGNGEWEWYRPENCTQSGGNLLMRANWLTTPITVNGRNFYQTSCRMTTDTKRSFQYGRIEARMALPTATGSWPAFWMLGDACDETSTSAYNPAQTYYDRLPTNWASCGEVDIMEHANANATVTNNIFWDLRTGVFPWTAGQNANYAANPAVNNAAAFHVYAIEWTSAQIRWYIDGVQTHVIDTTPATLEEFRKPFHVIFNLALGGTYPGQNPVQSQFPLTASIDYVRYYQDR, via the coding sequence ATGGCGTCGATCCGTAACCCCCGACGGAAAGACGAGGCTCCCGACATGAAGATCAGGAATGCAGGTTTCGCGGATCGAGCGCTGTCACGCGGCCGGCGCCTCATGGTCCTCCTCACCGCGGCCGTCACTGCACTGGCCGGCAGCGTGGTCATTCAGCAGCAGCCCGCACACGCCGCGTGGAACCTCGTGTGGGCCGACGAGTTCAACGGGTCCGGCGCGCCCAGCAGCGCCAACTGGAACTACAACGTCGGCAACGGCCTCAACCCCGGCCTCAATGCTTTCGACGGCTGGGGCAACGGCGAGTGGGAGTGGTACCGCCCCGAGAACTGCACGCAGTCCGGCGGCAACCTCTTGATGCGCGCCAACTGGCTCACGACGCCCATCACGGTCAACGGCCGCAACTTCTACCAGACGTCGTGCCGCATGACGACGGACACGAAGAGGTCCTTCCAGTACGGCCGCATCGAGGCGCGCATGGCGCTCCCGACCGCCACCGGCTCGTGGCCGGCTTTCTGGATGCTCGGTGACGCGTGCGACGAGACGTCCACGAGCGCCTATAACCCGGCGCAGACCTACTACGACCGCCTGCCCACCAACTGGGCCAGTTGCGGCGAGGTCGACATCATGGAACACGCGAACGCGAACGCCACCGTGACGAACAACATCTTCTGGGATCTCCGGACCGGCGTGTTCCCGTGGACAGCGGGTCAGAACGCCAACTACGCCGCGAACCCCGCCGTCAACAACGCCGCGGCCTTCCACGTCTATGCGATCGAGTGGACATCCGCGCAGATCCGCTGGTACATCGACGGCGTGCAAACGCACGTCATCGACACGACACCGGCGACCTTGGAGGAGTTCCGCAAGCCGTTCCACGTCATCTTCAACCTGGCGCTGGGCGGAACGTACCCCGGACAGAACCCCGTGCAGAGCCAGTTCCCGCTCACCGCATCGATCGACTACGTGCGCTACTACCAGGACAGATGA
- a CDS encoding alpha/beta fold hydrolase — protein sequence MARARSTWAGTVPVDDTALHVRDSGGDSLPIVYLNGAYADMSHWRRVIGELGDDFRHIAFDERARGRSKRSADYTFEACLRDIDAVLDARDVGQPVLLAGWSYGGILSWHFTDRRPERVVGVVTVDAFPVGVTGEEGRQDIRKLFHKMRFLLPFGALLGMGARMSADQHADVNIELNEISAASTPVLQRLTRPVRFVMATGDSLGSTDGQMDEGRASLDPILAINPNLTVAAKVPSNHTRILREDSPTVAQVIRELAAHTRQATD from the coding sequence ATGGCACGCGCACGATCCACTTGGGCGGGCACGGTCCCGGTCGACGACACCGCACTGCACGTCCGCGACAGTGGCGGCGACAGCCTGCCGATCGTCTACCTCAACGGCGCCTACGCCGACATGTCGCACTGGCGGCGCGTCATCGGCGAGCTCGGCGACGACTTTCGCCACATCGCCTTCGACGAACGGGCCCGCGGCAGGTCGAAGCGCTCGGCTGACTACACTTTCGAAGCCTGCCTGCGCGACATCGACGCGGTCCTGGACGCCAGGGATGTGGGCCAGCCTGTGCTCCTGGCGGGCTGGTCCTACGGCGGCATCCTGTCGTGGCATTTCACTGATCGCCGCCCCGAAAGGGTTGTCGGCGTGGTGACCGTCGACGCCTTCCCCGTCGGGGTGACCGGCGAAGAAGGCCGTCAGGACATCCGCAAGCTGTTTCACAAGATGAGGTTCCTCCTCCCCTTCGGCGCGCTGCTGGGCATGGGCGCACGCATGAGCGCCGACCAACACGCCGACGTCAACATCGAGCTCAACGAGATCTCCGCAGCCAGCACACCGGTCCTGCAACGCCTGACACGCCCGGTCAGATTCGTCATGGCGACCGGTGACAGCCTCGGCAGCACGGACGGCCAGATGGATGAAGGGCGAGCCAGCCTCGATCCGATCCTCGCCATCAACCCCAACCTGACGGTGGCGGCGAAAGTCCCCAGCAACCACACCAGGATCCTGCGAGAAGACTCGCCCACCGTCGCTCAGGTCATCCGCGAACTCGCAGCCCACACACGACAGGCAACCGACTGA
- a CDS encoding GbsR/MarR family transcriptional regulator codes for MPTDAEITFADHAGRFYARRFGMAPMVGRLIGYLSVCDPREQTIGELAEALLASRSAIAGAVNQLEILGLIRRTRAAGERADRVRADLSSSRALGFDTTEQQEAASLAREGLALLADARVERRAVLLEWAAFAEFLVERMPQLEQEWIARRAAMVAAGELPGPSAHTT; via the coding sequence GTGCCTACCGACGCTGAGATCACGTTCGCCGACCATGCAGGCCGGTTTTATGCCCGCCGCTTCGGGATGGCGCCCATGGTCGGCCGGTTGATCGGATACCTGTCGGTGTGCGACCCGCGGGAGCAGACCATCGGCGAGCTTGCCGAGGCACTGCTGGCGAGCCGCAGCGCGATCGCCGGCGCCGTCAACCAGCTCGAGATCCTCGGGTTGATCAGGCGCACCCGCGCCGCCGGAGAGCGGGCCGACCGGGTTCGGGCCGACCTGTCGTCGTCGCGCGCGCTGGGGTTCGATACGACCGAACAGCAGGAAGCCGCCTCGTTGGCCCGTGAGGGTTTGGCGCTGCTCGCCGACGCCCGGGTGGAGCGGCGGGCCGTTCTGCTGGAGTGGGCGGCCTTCGCCGAGTTCCTTGTCGAACGGATGCCGCAGCTGGAGCAGGAATGGATCGCCCGGCGTGCGGCGATGGTCGCTGCCGGCGAGCTTCCCGGCCCATCGGCACACACCACGTGA
- a CDS encoding DUF4259 domain-containing protein: MGTWDVGPFDNDTAADWCGDLNEAAPERRAALIRAVLSRVAAHGDGFLDSRDAEQAIAAAAIVASRLPGGAAIDTPYAPGFLLEGGPVEVADDVPAIAVRALERIVGDDSEWRELWAEAEGSYPQALASVKAIRDTLQQAISG; the protein is encoded by the coding sequence ATGGGTACGTGGGACGTCGGGCCGTTCGACAACGACACCGCGGCGGACTGGTGCGGTGATCTGAACGAGGCCGCCCCGGAACGGCGCGCAGCGCTCATCCGTGCGGTGCTGAGCCGCGTCGCCGCGCACGGCGACGGGTTCCTCGACAGCCGCGACGCGGAGCAGGCCATCGCCGCCGCGGCCATCGTCGCATCTCGGCTGCCAGGCGGGGCGGCGATCGACACCCCCTACGCCCCCGGCTTCCTGCTGGAGGGCGGCCCGGTGGAGGTGGCCGACGACGTTCCCGCGATCGCGGTACGCGCCTTGGAGCGAATCGTCGGAGACGACTCGGAGTGGCGCGAACTGTGGGCGGAGGCCGAAGGGTCGTATCCGCAGGCGCTCGCCTCGGTAAAGGCCATCCGCGACACCCTCCAGCAGGCGATCAGCGGCTGA
- a CDS encoding lysophospholipid acyltransferase family protein, producing MAAAGPIVRWWGRLEVVGLHHLPTHGATIVTANHDSAWDPVVIAVAARRRRHIQALAKASLWKNPLLRRVLDGMGQIPVRRGHADTDALDSAVQCLSDGGCLGIFPEGTRSQGRQLRARSGAGRLAQRVPEARIVCAAVSGTVDLARFPRRPRLKVTFFEPTPSSPSESALELSVRLTAELRTVAPVPAATRPR from the coding sequence ATGGCGGCGGCAGGACCGATCGTCCGCTGGTGGGGCCGCCTTGAGGTGGTCGGCTTACACCACCTCCCGACGCACGGCGCGACGATCGTCACAGCCAACCACGACAGCGCCTGGGACCCCGTCGTCATCGCCGTCGCCGCCCGCCGGCGCCGGCACATCCAGGCCCTCGCCAAGGCATCACTCTGGAAGAATCCGCTGCTCCGCCGCGTCCTCGACGGGATGGGACAGATCCCCGTCCGGCGCGGCCACGCCGACACCGACGCACTGGACTCCGCGGTGCAGTGCCTGTCCGACGGCGGCTGCCTCGGCATCTTCCCGGAGGGCACCCGCTCACAGGGCCGGCAGCTACGTGCCCGCAGCGGCGCCGGACGCCTCGCCCAGCGCGTCCCGGAGGCCCGCATCGTCTGCGCGGCGGTCTCCGGGACCGTGGACCTGGCCCGTTTCCCGCGACGCCCCCGGCTCAAGGTCACGTTCTTCGAGCCCACACCGTCCTCACCGTCGGAGTCCGCGCTGGAGTTGTCCGTGAGGCTGACCGCCGAACTCCGCACCGTCGCGCCGGTCCCGGCGGCGACACGACCCCGGTAG
- a CDS encoding PadR family transcriptional regulator — translation MARSSQTDMAVLGALSIQPMSGYAVREAIGEVLGHFWSESFGQIYPTLKALEQEGLVARAGAARAGGSAFTVTETGLQRLRELLNEPVREVPPRNGLLLRLFFGRTLGSAACRELITGARAEAVDRLAGFDRLLADNDAEDEPNSPYIRMTILAGRHSAEAAIGWADTCLAMLDEMEQA, via the coding sequence ATGGCGCGGTCGAGCCAGACCGACATGGCGGTACTGGGTGCACTCAGCATCCAGCCGATGTCGGGCTATGCGGTGCGGGAGGCGATCGGCGAGGTGCTCGGGCACTTCTGGAGCGAAAGCTTCGGCCAGATCTATCCGACATTGAAGGCGTTGGAACAGGAGGGTCTCGTCGCGCGCGCAGGCGCCGCGCGCGCCGGTGGCTCGGCGTTCACCGTCACGGAAACCGGCCTGCAGCGGCTCCGCGAGCTGCTCAACGAGCCCGTCCGCGAGGTGCCACCGCGCAACGGGCTGCTGCTGCGACTCTTCTTCGGCCGCACCCTCGGCTCGGCCGCATGCCGTGAGCTCATCACCGGTGCTCGAGCCGAGGCGGTCGACCGGCTGGCCGGGTTCGACCGGCTGCTGGCGGACAACGACGCCGAGGACGAGCCGAACAGTCCGTACATCCGCATGACGATCCTGGCCGGCCGGCACAGTGCCGAGGCGGCGATCGGGTGGGCCGACACCTGCCTGGCGATGCTCGACGAGATGGAGCAGGCATGA
- a CDS encoding SAM-dependent methyltransferase: protein MTEDLRSTLDTSVPHSARIWNYWLGGKDNFEVDRAAGDEVIAHIPDIPIGAKSERAFLKRVVSFLVAEAGIRQFLDVGTGLPSADNTHEIAQSLDPRSRVLYIDNDPLVMAHARALLSSTPEGACDYVEADLREPETILAAARQTLDFSQPIGLMLLGVVNHLMDDDVAYGAVATLVQAMPAGSYLVLSHSTAEIHGEPMLRVMRETTERGGTPIRARTRAELERFFDGLDLLDPGVVTCSRWRPAPDSTEPEVYLFGGVARIG from the coding sequence ATGACCGAGGATCTGCGATCTACATTGGACACGTCCGTCCCGCACTCGGCGCGGATCTGGAACTACTGGCTCGGCGGCAAGGACAACTTCGAGGTCGACCGCGCCGCCGGCGACGAGGTGATCGCCCACATCCCCGACATTCCCATCGGGGCGAAGTCCGAGCGCGCGTTCCTCAAGCGCGTGGTCAGCTTCCTCGTCGCCGAGGCCGGCATCCGCCAGTTCCTCGACGTCGGCACCGGCCTCCCGTCGGCGGACAACACCCACGAGATCGCGCAGTCCCTCGACCCGCGCAGCCGGGTGCTCTACATCGACAACGACCCGCTGGTCATGGCACACGCACGCGCGCTGCTGTCCAGCACGCCGGAAGGCGCCTGCGACTACGTCGAGGCCGACCTGCGCGAGCCGGAGACGATCCTCGCCGCCGCCCGCCAGACGCTCGACTTCTCCCAGCCCATCGGCCTGATGCTCCTCGGCGTCGTCAACCACCTCATGGACGACGACGTCGCCTACGGTGCGGTCGCCACGCTGGTGCAGGCCATGCCCGCCGGCAGTTACCTGGTCCTCAGCCACTCCACCGCCGAGATCCACGGCGAGCCGATGCTGCGCGTCATGCGCGAGACCACCGAGCGTGGCGGCACCCCGATCCGCGCCCGGACCAGGGCGGAGCTCGAACGCTTCTTCGACGGCCTGGACCTGCTGGACCCCGGCGTCGTGACCTGCTCCCGCTGGCGCCCCGCCCCGGACTCCACCGAGCCGGAGGTCTACCTCTTCGGCGGCGTCGCCCGGATCGGCTGA
- a CDS encoding response regulator produces MTTVLIVDDQPLQRMGFRMLLEGTTGMSSVGEAVHGAEAVRMAADLRPDVVLMDVRMPGMDGIEATRRIVAGGGRTRVLILTTFDLDEYVYAGLRAGASGFLLKDARPEELIAGIRAVDAGDAVVAPRLTRRLMEAYTRDPGPSATGDPRLTALSEREHEVLIAIGRGWTNTEIAERLVLTESTVKKHVGRVLAKLNARDRVQAVIIAYDTGLVRPGE; encoded by the coding sequence ATGACCACGGTCCTGATCGTCGACGACCAGCCGTTGCAGCGCATGGGCTTCAGAATGCTCCTGGAGGGTACGACCGGGATGTCCTCGGTCGGCGAGGCCGTGCACGGCGCCGAGGCGGTGCGGATGGCCGCGGACCTGCGCCCGGACGTGGTGCTGATGGACGTGCGCATGCCCGGCATGGACGGCATCGAGGCGACCCGGCGGATCGTGGCCGGCGGTGGCCGCACCCGCGTGCTCATCCTGACCACGTTCGACCTCGACGAGTACGTCTACGCCGGCCTGCGCGCCGGCGCCAGCGGCTTCCTGCTCAAGGACGCCCGCCCGGAGGAGCTGATCGCCGGCATCCGCGCGGTCGACGCCGGCGACGCCGTGGTCGCGCCCCGCCTGACCCGGCGGCTGATGGAGGCGTACACCCGCGATCCGGGCCCTTCCGCGACCGGCGATCCGCGGCTGACCGCGCTCAGCGAGCGTGAGCACGAGGTCCTGATCGCGATCGGCCGCGGCTGGACCAACACCGAGATCGCCGAACGCCTGGTCCTCACGGAGTCCACGGTCAAGAAACACGTGGGCCGCGTCCTCGCCAAGCTCAACGCCCGCGACCGCGTCCAGGCCGTCATCATCGCCTACGACACCGGCCTGGTCCGCCCCGGCGAGTAG
- a CDS encoding sensor histidine kinase → MSDTWLLRAQQRMAAAGRRRPWVLDLLVTVPVILSGLRDVFGGEKPGHGGPFGDQEFGTLPPLVTAVLVAVMVVALWWRRRAPAVVLAVILAVVLGSWLAGAWIQSGMAMLLALYALARYGNLRSLAWACAGTTALVLTGLFLLLSVEHPWTSAFFMMGTGTAAVALALTVRTRAAYLAALEDRAHRLEVERDQRERLTAAAERSRVAREMHDIVGHNLSVMIGLADGGAVLAASRGESTAEPLRLIGETGRQALGELRRVLGVLRDGTTDARLSPQPGVADLDDLVRRVRAAGLTVEYRTDGDVRTLGGGLQLTVYRIVQEALTNTLKHAGAGSRATVTVRSDDDTVRVTVRDTGPAAGFTPPAGDEPGHGLAGIRERAGLYGGEVIAGRDAAGGWQVEALLNDRPVTVA, encoded by the coding sequence ATGAGCGACACCTGGCTGCTGCGGGCGCAGCAGAGGATGGCCGCCGCCGGACGGCGGCGGCCATGGGTGCTGGACCTGCTCGTGACCGTCCCGGTGATCCTGTCCGGGCTGCGCGACGTCTTCGGCGGCGAGAAACCGGGCCACGGCGGGCCGTTCGGCGACCAGGAGTTCGGCACGCTGCCCCCGCTGGTCACGGCCGTGCTGGTCGCGGTCATGGTGGTCGCGCTCTGGTGGCGCCGCCGCGCACCGGCCGTGGTGCTCGCGGTGATCCTGGCGGTCGTGCTCGGGTCGTGGCTGGCCGGCGCGTGGATCCAGTCCGGCATGGCGATGCTGCTCGCGCTGTACGCGCTGGCCCGCTACGGCAACCTGCGCTCGCTCGCCTGGGCCTGCGCCGGCACCACCGCGCTGGTGCTGACCGGACTGTTCCTGCTGCTGTCCGTCGAACACCCGTGGACCAGCGCGTTCTTCATGATGGGCACCGGGACCGCCGCGGTCGCGCTCGCGCTCACGGTCCGCACCCGGGCCGCCTACCTGGCCGCGCTCGAGGACCGCGCCCACCGCCTGGAGGTCGAGCGTGACCAGCGGGAACGCCTCACCGCCGCGGCCGAGCGGTCCCGGGTCGCGCGGGAGATGCACGACATCGTCGGCCACAACCTGTCCGTGATGATCGGCCTCGCGGACGGCGGCGCGGTGCTGGCCGCCAGCCGCGGCGAGTCGACCGCGGAACCGCTGCGGTTGATCGGCGAGACCGGCCGGCAGGCGCTCGGCGAGCTGCGCCGCGTCCTTGGCGTGCTGCGCGACGGCACCACCGACGCCCGGCTCAGCCCGCAACCCGGCGTCGCCGACCTCGACGACCTGGTTCGCCGGGTCCGCGCGGCCGGGCTGACGGTCGAGTACCGCACGGACGGCGACGTGCGCACGCTCGGCGGCGGCCTGCAACTCACCGTCTACCGCATCGTGCAGGAGGCGCTGACCAACACGCTCAAACATGCCGGCGCCGGGTCGCGGGCCACGGTCACCGTCCGGTCGGACGACGACACGGTCCGGGTGACCGTCCGGGACACCGGCCCGGCCGCCGGGTTCACGCCGCCGGCCGGCGACGAGCCCGGCCACGGCCTGGCCGGCATCCGGGAGCGCGCCGGGCTCTACGGCGGCGAGGTGATCGCCGGGCGTGACGCGGCCGGCGGCTGGCAGGTGGAGGCGCTGCTCAACGACCGCCCGGTGACGGTGGCATGA